A single window of Labrys wisconsinensis DNA harbors:
- a CDS encoding sugar ABC transporter ATP-binding protein — protein sequence MAADTLQAVAPALEMRGIGKRFPGVLALENVDLTLEPGKVHALMGENGAGKSTLIKIMAGVYGKDAGSIRIDGREAEIRTPRDSLSQGIKVVFQEIALIAEFTVAENIFLEGYPTNRAGSIDWKALRAEAAALFRRIGFNVDPAARTGSLPVSQQQMVEIARALAHEARVVVMDEPTSSLTPHEVSLLFAVIRRLTGLGIAVVYVSHKLDEVFEIADTVTVLRDGRHISTRPIGEHTHDTLIQDMIGRRIDTLFPRARGPAGSRAALSVEGLSTAAKLRNVSFEARAGEVLGFFGLMGAGRTELAKAIVGYDPIVAGTIRVDGVPLRPHDTSTGVGLGIGLLTEDRKSEGLMGELAVSRNMSLAALPRFARAGFVDEGAERGAVQAFVDRFRVKTPSLRQPIKSLSGGNQQKVLLARWLMRGLKVIVVDEPTRGIDVGAKAEIFALIDRLAGEGLAVVMMTSEMPELLGLSDRIAVMAGGRITATFARDEATQERILNAAIG from the coding sequence ATGGCCGCTGACACCCTGCAGGCCGTCGCGCCCGCCCTGGAGATGCGCGGCATCGGCAAGCGCTTCCCCGGCGTGCTGGCGCTGGAGAACGTCGACCTGACGCTCGAGCCCGGCAAGGTCCATGCCCTGATGGGCGAGAACGGCGCCGGCAAGTCGACGCTGATCAAGATCATGGCCGGGGTCTACGGCAAGGACGCCGGCTCGATCCGCATCGACGGGCGCGAGGCCGAGATCCGCACCCCGCGCGACAGCCTCAGCCAGGGCATCAAGGTGGTGTTCCAGGAGATCGCGCTGATCGCCGAGTTCACCGTGGCCGAGAACATCTTCCTGGAGGGCTATCCGACAAATCGGGCCGGCTCGATCGACTGGAAGGCGCTGCGGGCCGAGGCCGCCGCCCTGTTCCGCCGCATCGGCTTCAATGTCGACCCCGCCGCGCGCACCGGCTCCCTGCCGGTCAGCCAGCAGCAGATGGTGGAGATCGCCCGCGCCCTCGCCCACGAGGCGCGGGTGGTGGTGATGGACGAGCCGACCTCCTCGCTCACCCCGCACGAGGTGTCGCTGCTGTTCGCGGTGATCCGCCGCCTGACCGGCCTCGGCATCGCCGTGGTCTATGTCAGCCACAAGCTCGACGAGGTGTTCGAGATCGCCGACACCGTCACGGTGCTGCGCGACGGCCGGCACATCTCGACCCGGCCGATCGGCGAGCACACCCACGACACGCTGATCCAGGACATGATCGGCCGGCGCATCGATACGCTGTTCCCGCGCGCCCGCGGCCCGGCCGGCAGCAGGGCGGCGCTCTCGGTCGAGGGGCTCTCGACGGCGGCCAAGCTCCGGAACGTCTCCTTCGAGGCGCGGGCCGGCGAGGTGCTCGGCTTCTTCGGGCTGATGGGGGCGGGGCGCACCGAGCTCGCCAAGGCGATCGTCGGCTACGACCCGATCGTCGCCGGCACGATCCGGGTGGACGGCGTGCCGCTGCGACCGCACGACACCAGCACCGGCGTCGGGCTCGGCATCGGCCTGCTCACCGAGGACCGCAAGAGCGAGGGCCTGATGGGCGAGCTCGCCGTCTCCCGCAACATGAGCCTCGCCGCCCTGCCGCGCTTCGCCCGCGCCGGCTTCGTCGACGAGGGCGCCGAGCGCGGCGCCGTGCAGGCCTTCGTCGACCGCTTCCGCGTCAAGACGCCGAGTCTCCGCCAGCCGATCAAGAGCCTGTCCGGCGGCAACCAGCAGAAGGTGCTGCTCGCCCGCTGGCTGATGCGCGGGCTCAAGGTGATCGTGGTCGACGAGCCGACCCGCGGCATCGACGTCGGCGCCAAGGCCGAGATCTTCGCGCTCATCGACCGGCTGGCCGGGGAGGGGCTGGCGGTGGTGATGATGACCTCGGAAATGCCGGAGCTGCTCGGGCTGTCGGACCGCATCGCGGTGATGGCCGGGGGGCGGATTACCGCCACTTTCGCGCGGGACGAGGCGACCCAGGAGAGGATCCTCAATGCCGCGATTGGTTGA
- a CDS encoding ABC transporter permease, which yields MTTTAAHPTASLLTRLMQRQEVALLICLLAVMAFFSVTAENFLSVRNVTNVLGQASLALIAGIGCAIVFIGGEVDISIGSLVAAIALPLITIMNATNSLALGLAGALALGLAIGAVNGWLAAYAGINSLIVTLGTMFILRGGVYLYTGQRAIPDDAQLDSFIALSDGRLFDTIPYAAVIALILLAVFAYVMRHRPFGRQVYAVGGNPEVARLAGYDVRRVKFACFLISALLATVSGVILAAFVGSAQHTAGMNFEFQVVAATVLGGVSLAGGIGSLGGMALGVLILQFLSNGLRGMNLPTEWQLVITGVIIVAAVAFDEMKRRRRLGS from the coding sequence ATGACCACCACCGCCGCCCACCCCACCGCCTCGCTCCTCACCCGGCTCATGCAGCGCCAGGAGGTGGCGCTCCTGATCTGCCTCCTCGCCGTCATGGCCTTCTTCTCCGTCACGGCGGAGAATTTCCTCAGCGTTCGCAACGTCACCAACGTGCTCGGCCAGGCCTCGCTGGCGCTGATCGCCGGCATCGGCTGCGCCATCGTCTTCATCGGCGGCGAGGTCGACATCTCGATCGGCTCGCTGGTGGCGGCGATCGCCCTGCCGCTGATCACCATCATGAACGCCACCAACTCGCTGGCGCTGGGCCTCGCCGGGGCCCTGGCGCTCGGCCTCGCCATCGGGGCGGTGAACGGCTGGCTCGCCGCCTATGCCGGCATCAACTCGCTGATCGTCACGCTCGGCACCATGTTCATCCTGCGCGGCGGCGTCTATCTCTACACCGGCCAGCGGGCGATCCCGGACGATGCCCAGCTCGACAGCTTCATCGCCCTCAGCGACGGCCGCCTGTTCGACACCATCCCCTATGCCGCGGTCATCGCGCTGATCCTGCTCGCCGTCTTCGCCTATGTCATGCGCCACCGCCCCTTCGGCCGGCAGGTCTATGCCGTCGGCGGCAATCCGGAGGTGGCGCGGCTTGCCGGCTACGACGTCCGGCGGGTGAAATTCGCCTGCTTCCTGATCAGCGCGCTGCTGGCCACGGTGTCCGGCGTGATCCTCGCCGCCTTCGTCGGCTCGGCGCAGCACACCGCCGGCATGAATTTCGAGTTCCAGGTGGTGGCCGCCACCGTGCTCGGCGGGGTGAGCCTGGCGGGGGGCATCGGCAGCCTCGGCGGCATGGCGCTCGGCGTGCTGATCCTGCAGTTCCTGTCGAACGGCCTGCGCGGCATGAACCTGCCGACGGAGTGGCAACTGGTGATCACCGGCGTCATCATCGTCGCTGCCGTCGCCTTCGACGAGATGAAGCGGCGCCGGCGCCTGGGATCGTGA
- a CDS encoding SDR family NAD(P)-dependent oxidoreductase: MGRLQGKTAVITGAAEGIGHAIAGAMAREGAHVFVADIADAKGEAVVAALRQAGLAATYVHCDVTSDADISALIAAAMAATGRLDVLVNNAAIAIGGMPVTEMTDEQWHRLIAVNLTSVFRGCKHALPHMIARRAGSIINMASAQGHVGLDGWTAYAGAKGAVMAMTRQMAVEFGRHGVRVNSISPGTINTPMNDKLVAELGGKLMQAWVTMHPIGRIGEPAEVAEAAVYLASDAAGFTTGIDLRVDGGLTAAPRYVPDLL; the protein is encoded by the coding sequence ATGGGACGCCTGCAAGGCAAGACCGCCGTGATCACCGGCGCCGCCGAGGGCATCGGCCACGCCATCGCCGGGGCCATGGCCCGCGAGGGCGCGCATGTCTTCGTCGCCGACATCGCCGACGCCAAGGGCGAGGCCGTGGTGGCTGCGCTGAGGCAGGCCGGGCTCGCCGCAACCTACGTGCATTGCGACGTCACCAGCGATGCCGACATATCAGCCCTGATCGCCGCGGCAATGGCGGCGACCGGGCGCCTCGACGTGCTGGTCAACAATGCCGCGATCGCCATCGGCGGCATGCCGGTGACGGAGATGACCGACGAGCAATGGCACCGCCTGATTGCGGTCAACCTCACCAGCGTGTTCCGCGGCTGCAAGCACGCCCTGCCGCACATGATCGCGCGGAGGGCGGGCTCGATCATCAACATGGCTTCGGCCCAGGGCCATGTCGGCCTCGACGGCTGGACCGCCTATGCCGGGGCCAAGGGCGCGGTGATGGCGATGACCCGGCAGATGGCGGTGGAGTTCGGCCGGCATGGCGTGCGCGTCAACTCGATCTCGCCCGGCACCATCAACACGCCGATGAACGACAAGCTGGTGGCCGAGCTCGGCGGCAAGCTGATGCAGGCCTGGGTGACCATGCATCCGATCGGCCGGATCGGCGAGCCGGCCGAGGTGGCGGAGGCGGCAGTCTACCTCGCCAGCGATGCGGCCGGCTTCACCACCGGCATCGACCTGCGCGTCGACGGCGGCCTGACCGCGGCGCCGCGCTATGTGCCCGACCTGCTGTGA
- a CDS encoding CaiB/BaiF CoA transferase family protein, translating into MTKALEGVTILDFSHLLQGPFATQLLGDMGADVIKIERAGAGDMFRGMTFFAKWVGGSQSPNFLAWNRNKRSIALNLKSRKVHAIIMAMARTADVVVQNFRPGVLARLGYGYEDFRAVNPRIIYCSGSGYGEDGPYVDRPGQDMLIQGLAGLIANTGRGDQPPVPAGAGLADQIGAMNMVYGILSALYARERTGRGQKIEVNLLAGMLAHLNQEYVAVLNLGEDFVRPRSGIGHPGMQAPFGIYEAADGGHVSIAMSPFRTLYEVLEAPHLAPYDDLATLFDKRDEVWEKVNAETRRFGTQDLLARLLGADIWCAEVKDIRRAAEDPQVIHMGMIASYEHPKAGTVRVVAPAVRMSETPASIDRPAPLVGQHGREILAHYGVPAAEIEALEAAGDMTVEEA; encoded by the coding sequence ATGACCAAGGCCCTCGAAGGCGTCACCATCCTCGACTTCAGCCATCTCCTGCAGGGGCCGTTCGCCACCCAGCTGCTCGGCGACATGGGCGCCGACGTGATCAAGATCGAGCGGGCCGGCGCCGGCGACATGTTCCGCGGCATGACCTTCTTCGCCAAATGGGTCGGCGGCTCGCAGAGCCCCAACTTCCTGGCCTGGAACCGTAACAAGCGCTCCATCGCCCTCAACCTCAAGAGCCGCAAGGTGCACGCCATCATCATGGCGATGGCCAGGACCGCCGACGTGGTGGTGCAGAACTTCCGGCCCGGCGTGCTGGCGCGGCTCGGCTATGGCTACGAGGATTTCCGCGCCGTCAATCCGCGCATCATCTATTGCTCGGGCTCCGGCTATGGCGAGGACGGGCCCTATGTCGACCGGCCGGGCCAGGACATGCTGATCCAGGGCCTCGCCGGCCTGATCGCCAACACGGGGCGCGGCGACCAGCCGCCGGTGCCGGCGGGCGCCGGGCTCGCCGACCAGATCGGCGCCATGAACATGGTCTACGGCATCCTCTCCGCCCTCTACGCCCGCGAGCGCACCGGCCGGGGCCAGAAGATCGAGGTGAACCTCCTCGCCGGCATGCTGGCGCATCTCAACCAGGAATATGTGGCGGTGCTCAATCTCGGCGAGGACTTCGTCCGGCCGCGCTCCGGCATCGGCCATCCCGGCATGCAGGCGCCGTTCGGCATCTACGAGGCCGCGGACGGCGGCCATGTCTCGATCGCCATGAGCCCGTTCCGGACGCTGTACGAGGTCCTGGAGGCGCCGCATCTGGCGCCCTATGACGACCTCGCCACCCTGTTCGACAAGCGCGACGAGGTCTGGGAGAAGGTCAATGCCGAGACCCGCCGGTTCGGCACGCAGGACCTCCTCGCCCGCCTGCTCGGCGCCGACATCTGGTGCGCCGAGGTGAAGGACATCCGCCGCGCGGCGGAGGATCCGCAGGTCATCCACATGGGCATGATCGCCAGCTACGAGCATCCCAAGGCCGGCACCGTGCGCGTCGTCGCCCCGGCGGTCAGGATGAGCGAGACGCCGGCGAGCATCGACCGGCCGGCACCGCTGGTCGGCCAGCACGGCCGCGAGATCCTGGCGCACTATGGCGTGCCCGCCGCCGAGATCGAAGCGCTGGAAGCGGCCGGCGACATGACGGTCGAGGAGGCGTGA
- a CDS encoding enoyl-CoA hydratase/isomerase family protein — MQRYETLTVERSGRVAVVTFRRPDQLNAMNRRMQGEITAAFEALSQDEGVGAVVVTGEGRGFMAGADIKEYAAQTGEDFDRFQAAGTRMYAAIEDNAKPVIAAVNGFALGGGMELVLCCDIVVASTLARFGLPEIKLGLVPGGGGTQRSVAKLGRNRANLLLMTGAILPAAEFVAAGLVNEVVEPEALMPRALALAEAIAAEPPAAIEGLKRLTAAALAGDLDQGLTLERAILADLYRSDAGQKRVRDFAARSAARIAAKAGKGMA; from the coding sequence ATGCAGCGCTACGAGACCCTCACCGTCGAGCGTTCCGGCCGCGTCGCGGTCGTCACCTTCCGGCGGCCCGACCAGCTCAACGCCATGAACCGGCGCATGCAGGGCGAGATCACCGCCGCCTTCGAGGCGCTGTCGCAGGACGAGGGCGTCGGCGCCGTCGTCGTCACCGGCGAGGGCCGCGGCTTCATGGCCGGCGCGGACATCAAGGAATACGCGGCGCAGACCGGCGAGGACTTCGACCGCTTCCAGGCCGCCGGGACGCGCATGTATGCGGCGATCGAGGACAATGCCAAGCCGGTCATCGCCGCGGTCAACGGCTTCGCCCTGGGCGGGGGCATGGAGCTGGTGCTGTGCTGCGACATCGTCGTCGCCTCGACCCTCGCGAGATTCGGCCTGCCCGAGATCAAGCTCGGCCTCGTGCCGGGCGGCGGCGGCACGCAGCGCAGCGTCGCCAAGCTCGGCCGCAACCGCGCCAACCTCCTGCTGATGACCGGCGCCATCCTGCCGGCGGCCGAGTTCGTCGCAGCGGGCCTGGTCAACGAGGTGGTCGAGCCGGAGGCGCTGATGCCGCGGGCCCTCGCCCTCGCCGAGGCGATCGCCGCCGAGCCGCCCGCCGCCATCGAGGGCCTGAAGCGGCTGACCGCGGCGGCGCTGGCGGGCGACCTCGACCAGGGACTCACTTTGGAGCGTGCTATCCTCGCCGACCTCTACCGCAGCGACGCCGGCCAGAAGCGGGTGCGCGACTTTGCGGCGAGGAGCGCCGCGCGGATCGCGGCCAAGGCGGGGAAGGGAATGGCATGA
- a CDS encoding CoA-transferase yields the protein MPSSLAKPNRPVFTDLDGLAAMAGEGDAFGVGGHHFARLPLALLRAIARRGTLDLHYVSWAGGLPLELLLEAGAVAEIDICFSSLDIFGLPPRFRRAAETGAVPVRDWTALAMIQALRAAQQNLPSLPFQLPEGSDMAARIPGARLAVDPITGDPVGAAPALRLDTVVLHAQRADASGNVQILGPRALDLAMVGAARRVLVTVEEIVPVGVLAAAGRQSVLTRNQVSAIACVPGGAWPASCLPFYVTDYAALAAAFAAPDTRLEAAFAPPETGVPQHLRQAAGVTAATVAALAAPAVHPEGGSPSVDEIMAVSLAGLLGDDSVASAGAVSPLANVAYRLAKATHAPDMIIATMSCGHLDIAPSPMLLSLIETLDGETAAAHAGGDDTYSTYYQAGAVTHEIVAAAQVDRLGRANTLELVKPGGGTVRLPGQGGMADVANMHRDYILYVPRHSPLSLVERVTVASSARGLLTPAERWPHGYRTGHAAVLTDLCVFRLDPATCELIVLSTMPGVTRERIVEATGFPVAFDPHCSIVPPPKPEALDMLRRRIDPLGLRRLEFVSARERGALIAEILAADRQAVDECIARQRMRAPDGARDRQDGSPP from the coding sequence ATGCCCTCCAGCCTCGCCAAGCCGAACCGCCCCGTCTTCACCGATCTCGACGGCCTGGCCGCGATGGCCGGGGAGGGGGATGCGTTCGGCGTCGGCGGCCATCATTTCGCCCGGCTGCCGCTGGCGCTGCTGCGCGCCATCGCCCGGCGCGGGACACTGGATCTCCACTACGTCTCCTGGGCCGGCGGGCTGCCGCTGGAGCTGCTGCTCGAGGCCGGGGCGGTGGCCGAGATCGACATCTGCTTCTCCAGCCTCGACATTTTCGGCCTGCCGCCGCGCTTTCGCCGGGCGGCCGAGACCGGCGCGGTGCCGGTGCGCGACTGGACGGCGCTTGCCATGATCCAGGCCCTGCGCGCGGCCCAGCAGAACCTGCCGAGCCTGCCGTTCCAGCTGCCCGAGGGCTCGGACATGGCCGCGCGCATTCCCGGCGCGCGGCTGGCGGTCGATCCGATCACCGGCGATCCCGTCGGCGCGGCGCCGGCGCTGCGGCTCGACACGGTGGTGCTGCACGCCCAGCGCGCCGACGCGAGCGGCAATGTCCAGATCCTCGGCCCACGCGCCCTCGACCTCGCCATGGTCGGCGCCGCGCGGCGGGTGCTGGTCACGGTGGAGGAGATCGTGCCGGTGGGGGTGCTGGCCGCCGCCGGGCGCCAGAGCGTGCTGACGCGCAACCAGGTGAGCGCCATCGCCTGCGTGCCGGGGGGCGCCTGGCCGGCCTCCTGCCTGCCGTTCTACGTCACGGACTATGCGGCGCTGGCCGCGGCCTTCGCGGCGCCGGATACGCGGCTCGAGGCGGCCTTCGCGCCGCCGGAAACGGGCGTGCCGCAGCACCTGCGGCAGGCCGCCGGCGTGACGGCCGCGACCGTTGCCGCGCTCGCCGCGCCGGCGGTGCACCCGGAGGGCGGCTCGCCCTCGGTCGACGAGATCATGGCCGTGTCGCTCGCCGGGCTGCTTGGTGATGACAGCGTCGCCAGCGCCGGGGCGGTGTCGCCGCTCGCCAACGTCGCCTATCGCCTGGCCAAGGCGACGCATGCGCCCGACATGATCATCGCCACCATGAGCTGCGGCCATCTCGACATCGCGCCCAGCCCGATGCTGCTGTCGCTGATCGAGACGCTGGACGGGGAGACCGCCGCCGCCCATGCCGGCGGCGACGACACCTACTCCACCTATTACCAGGCCGGCGCCGTGACGCACGAGATCGTGGCGGCGGCGCAGGTCGACCGGCTGGGGCGAGCCAACACGCTGGAGCTGGTGAAGCCCGGCGGCGGCACGGTGCGCCTGCCGGGGCAGGGCGGCATGGCCGACGTCGCCAACATGCACCGCGACTACATCCTCTACGTGCCGCGCCATTCGCCGCTCTCCCTGGTCGAGCGGGTGACGGTGGCGAGCTCGGCCCGCGGCCTGCTCACGCCGGCGGAGCGCTGGCCGCACGGCTACCGCACGGGCCATGCGGCGGTGCTCACGGATCTCTGCGTGTTCCGCCTGGACCCGGCGACGTGCGAGCTGATCGTCCTGTCGACGATGCCGGGCGTGACGCGCGAGCGCATCGTCGAGGCCACCGGCTTTCCCGTGGCCTTCGATCCCCATTGCAGTATCGTGCCGCCGCCGAAGCCGGAGGCGCTCGACATGCTGCGCCGGCGCATCGACCCGCTCGGCCTCCGGCGGCTGGAATTCGTCAGCGCCCGGGAGCGCGGCGCGCTGATCGCCGAGATCCTCGCGGCGGACCGGCAGGCGGTGGACGAATGCATCGCGCGGCAGCGCATGAGGGCGCCGGACGGCGCTCGGGATCGGCAGGACGGGAGCCCGCCATGA
- a CDS encoding RraA family protein, translating into MTIDKDRILFTLVREKLFTAVIGDVMDAAGLTRQFLPPEIRPLRAETVLVGRAMPVLQADCAGDAVGHLGRAEPFGLMLRALDELAPGDVYICTGASPRYALWGGLMSTRAKTLGAVGAVLGGFHRDTREILALGFPVFSTGGYAQDQRLRGRVVDYRCPIEFANGCRVSPGDLIVGDVDGVLTVPAAHVGAIIDAALKKAASEQDVRGMIEQGGRTQDIFDTTGVM; encoded by the coding sequence ATGACCATCGACAAGGACCGGATCCTCTTCACCCTCGTGCGCGAGAAGCTGTTCACCGCCGTCATCGGCGACGTCATGGATGCGGCCGGCCTGACGCGCCAGTTCCTGCCGCCGGAGATCCGGCCGCTCAGGGCGGAGACGGTGCTGGTGGGCCGGGCCATGCCGGTGCTGCAGGCCGACTGCGCCGGCGATGCGGTCGGCCATCTCGGCCGGGCCGAGCCGTTCGGCCTGATGCTGCGGGCGCTGGACGAGCTCGCGCCGGGCGATGTCTATATCTGCACCGGCGCCTCGCCCCGCTATGCCCTGTGGGGCGGGCTGATGAGCACCCGCGCCAAGACCCTTGGCGCGGTCGGCGCCGTGCTCGGCGGCTTCCACCGCGACACCCGCGAGATCCTCGCCCTCGGCTTTCCCGTGTTCTCCACCGGCGGCTATGCCCAGGACCAGCGCCTGCGCGGGCGGGTGGTCGACTATCGCTGCCCCATCGAATTCGCCAATGGCTGCCGGGTGAGCCCCGGCGACCTGATCGTCGGCGATGTCGACGGCGTGCTCACCGTGCCGGCGGCGCATGTCGGCGCCATCATCGACGCGGCGCTGAAGAAGGCGGCGAGCGAGCAGGACGTGCGCGGCATGATCGAGCAGGGCGGGCGCACCCAGGATATTTTCGACACGACCGGCGTGATGTAG
- a CDS encoding aminotransferase class V-fold PLP-dependent enzyme yields MTIDLVRLRAETPGTAHRIHLDNAGAGLMPRPVLQAMTGYLQREADIGGYEAANEAAPQLDGVYDSLARLIGAARDEIALTENATVAWQMAFYAQVFRPGDRILTARAEYAANYVAFLQVARRTGAVVEVIPDDADGVLDPEALERMIDDRVRLIAITWVPTNGGLVNPAAAVGRIARAHAIPYLLDACQAVGQMPVDVAALGCDMLSATGRKFLRGPRGTGFLYVRRELLHRLEPPMIDHFAAPWVAADRYELRPDARRFETWENNYAARLGLGVAVDYALDIGLEAIEARCRSLAERLRQGLGAVAGVTLLDLGPRPAAIVSFSVGGVAAEKIKGSLAAAGINVSTSKPSSTLLDAMARHLPTLVRASPHCYNSEEEIEAVVDAVRTIAG; encoded by the coding sequence ATGACCATCGACCTCGTGCGCCTGCGCGCCGAAACGCCGGGCACCGCCCATCGCATCCACCTCGACAATGCCGGCGCCGGCTTGATGCCGCGGCCGGTGCTGCAGGCGATGACCGGCTATCTCCAGCGCGAGGCGGATATCGGCGGCTACGAGGCGGCGAACGAGGCGGCGCCGCAGCTCGACGGCGTCTATGACAGCCTCGCCCGGCTGATCGGAGCGGCGCGCGACGAGATCGCCCTCACCGAGAACGCCACCGTCGCCTGGCAGATGGCCTTCTACGCCCAGGTCTTCCGCCCCGGCGACCGCATCCTGACCGCGCGGGCCGAATATGCCGCGAACTATGTCGCCTTCCTGCAGGTCGCCCGGCGCACCGGCGCCGTCGTCGAGGTGATCCCGGACGATGCCGACGGCGTGCTCGACCCCGAAGCCCTGGAGCGGATGATCGACGACCGGGTCAGGCTGATCGCCATCACCTGGGTGCCGACCAATGGCGGCCTGGTCAACCCGGCCGCCGCGGTCGGCCGCATCGCCCGCGCCCACGCCATCCCCTATCTCCTCGACGCCTGCCAGGCGGTCGGCCAGATGCCGGTCGACGTCGCGGCCCTCGGCTGCGACATGCTCTCGGCCACCGGCCGCAAGTTCCTGCGCGGGCCGCGCGGCACCGGCTTCCTCTATGTCCGCCGCGAGCTGCTGCACCGGCTGGAGCCGCCGATGATCGATCATTTCGCCGCGCCCTGGGTCGCCGCCGACCGCTACGAGCTCAGGCCCGACGCGCGGCGCTTCGAGACCTGGGAGAACAATTATGCCGCCCGCCTCGGCCTCGGCGTCGCGGTCGACTATGCCCTCGACATCGGCCTGGAGGCGATCGAGGCGCGCTGCCGCAGCCTGGCGGAGCGGCTGCGGCAGGGCCTCGGCGCCGTCGCCGGCGTCACCCTGCTCGATCTCGGGCCTCGTCCCGCCGCCATCGTCTCGTTCTCCGTCGGCGGCGTCGCCGCCGAGAAGATCAAGGGAAGCCTCGCCGCCGCGGGCATCAATGTCAGCACCTCCAAGCCGTCGAGCACGCTGCTCGATGCCATGGCCCGCCATCTGCCGACGCTCGTGCGCGCCTCGCCGCACTGCTACAACAGCGAGGAGGAGATCGAGGCGGTGGTGGACGCGGTGCGGACGATCGCCGGCTGA
- the nthB gene encoding nitrile hydratase subunit beta, translating to MNAAQDLGGMMGFGPVAPEKDEPIFHAPWEKRALALTLAMGATGSWPLDAGRHARESLPPPDYLTSSYYEIWIKGLTKLLLSTGLVSIHELSGDSAIGPGKPVKRVIPADEVPAALARGTRCDREATRPARFAVGDTVRCRHVYKTGHTRLPRYLFGRQGVIAGTHGMFVLPDSNAHGLGENPEWVYTVRFTGAELWGEGADPTLTVMADLWESYCDPV from the coding sequence ATGAACGCAGCGCAGGATCTCGGCGGCATGATGGGCTTCGGCCCGGTGGCGCCAGAGAAGGACGAGCCGATCTTCCACGCGCCGTGGGAGAAGCGGGCGCTGGCCCTGACGCTGGCCATGGGCGCGACCGGCAGCTGGCCGCTCGATGCCGGGCGCCATGCCCGCGAGAGCCTGCCGCCGCCGGACTACCTGACCTCGTCCTATTACGAGATCTGGATCAAGGGGCTGACCAAGCTGCTCCTGTCCACCGGCCTGGTGTCGATCCACGAGCTCTCCGGCGACAGCGCCATCGGCCCGGGCAAGCCGGTGAAGCGGGTGATCCCGGCGGACGAAGTGCCGGCCGCCCTGGCCAGGGGCACGCGCTGCGACCGCGAGGCCACCCGGCCGGCCCGCTTTGCCGTGGGTGATACGGTCCGGTGCAGACATGTCTATAAGACCGGCCATACCCGCTTGCCGCGCTATCTCTTCGGCCGGCAGGGCGTGATCGCCGGCACGCACGGCATGTTCGTGCTGCCCGACAGCAACGCCCATGGCCTCGGCGAGAACCCGGAATGGGTCTATACCGTGCGCTTCACCGGCGCGGAGCTGTGGGGCGAAGGGGCCGACCCGACGCTGACCGTGATGGCGGACCTGTGGGAGAGCTATTGTGACCCCGTCTGA
- a CDS encoding LacI family DNA-binding transcriptional regulator → MDRRRVTINDIARHAGVSRSTVSLVLRASPRIPPETHDRVQGSIRALGYTYNRSAANLRQQTSQAIGLIINDICNPFFAELTSAVEEAAAEAGFFVYLVESAESPDRQDRVLQSMIEHDVAGMIICPATGTPGRTFDTLHARGLPICIAVRPYPDPRFDFAGPDNYLAAQMATGHLVGRGHRRIAFLGGEPTNPSRVDRLSGYFSALQQNGIAFDPALVVESRPSRKSGIADVEQVLRLAEPPTAALCYNDFVAISVMHGLRLQGLEPGRDMALIGFDGMPEAEMTYPPLSTVSLHARAIGRNAADLIIRRIGEPAAAPARRVEQPTLIIRQSSGA, encoded by the coding sequence ATGGACAGACGGCGCGTCACCATCAACGACATCGCGCGCCATGCCGGCGTCTCCCGCTCCACCGTGTCGCTGGTGCTGCGGGCGAGCCCGCGCATCCCGCCCGAGACCCATGACCGGGTCCAGGGCTCGATCCGCGCGCTCGGCTACACCTACAACCGCAGCGCCGCCAACCTCCGGCAGCAGACCTCCCAGGCCATCGGCCTGATCATCAACGACATCTGCAATCCCTTCTTCGCCGAGCTGACCTCGGCGGTGGAGGAAGCGGCGGCCGAGGCGGGCTTCTTCGTCTATCTCGTCGAATCCGCCGAGAGCCCCGATCGCCAGGACCGGGTGCTGCAGTCGATGATCGAGCACGACGTCGCCGGGATGATCATCTGCCCGGCCACCGGCACGCCCGGGCGGACCTTCGACACGCTGCACGCCAGGGGCCTGCCGATCTGCATCGCCGTGCGGCCCTATCCCGACCCGCGCTTCGATTTCGCCGGCCCCGACAACTATCTCGCGGCCCAGATGGCCACCGGCCACCTCGTCGGCAGAGGCCATCGGCGCATCGCATTCCTCGGCGGCGAGCCGACCAACCCCTCGCGCGTCGACCGTCTCTCCGGCTATTTCAGCGCGCTGCAGCAGAACGGCATCGCCTTCGATCCGGCCCTGGTGGTGGAGAGCCGGCCCTCGCGCAAGAGCGGCATTGCCGATGTCGAGCAGGTGCTGCGCCTCGCCGAGCCGCCGACGGCGGCCCTGTGCTACAACGACTTCGTCGCCATCTCCGTGATGCACGGCCTGCGCCTGCAGGGCCTGGAGCCCGGCCGGGACATGGCGCTGATCGGCTTCGACGGCATGCCCGAGGCGGAGATGACCTATCCCCCGCTCTCGACGGTCTCGCTGCATGCCCGTGCCATCGGCCGCAACGCCGCGGACCTGATCATCCGCCGCATCGGCGAACCCGCCGCCGCCCCGGCCCGCCGGGTCGAGCAGCCGACGCTGATCATCCGTCAATCGTCGGGAGCGTGA